AGCGCCGTCATTCACCCCCGCTTCAAAGCCTCCCGGATAACGGCCCGGGTCAATAATGATGTCCGGCAGCTCGCCGGAGGAGATCATCAAGGTAAAAGCATCGGCTTCCTGTCCGACAGGCGGCGTAATGAAGTTCACCTTAATGCCGGTCAGTTTCTCCACCTGCTTCTGAACCAAGTGATTATTCATATCCGGGATGTTGGAGTTGGCAGGCATCCATACATCCAGCACCACATCGCCTTTGACGGGATAAGCGGAATAATCGCTAGGAATGACTTCTTCGAAAACGTCGCCAAGGTATGTATCATTCAGCGTGCTGTTTACCTCGTCAATTTGTTCCTGTGTTGGTGCTTTGTTGCCGCGTATGTCCCCGCTAATATTTTCAAAGGTCACCTCATTCTTCTCTTTGGAGACGCCCTCCTCCTGGGTTACGGTATTATCGGGCTCATTCTTTGCTTTACCGCTGCAAGCGGTCACCATCGAAATGATCAATATGGATATGAATAACAGAGTGAATAAAGGCTTCATCGTTCTGTTCATGCTTAACCTCCCATGATATGAATAATTGACGAGCACCCCCAGCATTAGCGTCGAGAGGATCTATATTCCGTAGTTTTTAAGGGGCGCCAGTTTAAAGCTTGCTATCTACCATTCTTCAATCGTCGGAGTGTCTAAGCACCCCCGTCTGAAATGCTGCTCTTCCTCATCACCACTCCAATGGATCCCCTTTCACATGTAAGTTGACGGTATTACCAACCTCTACGCATCCATTTAATACAATTATTCTGTATATTTAACCGAAGTATAAGCATATCTATTTATCTTGTCAACGCTTTCATACATAATTTTTGTAACTAAAATGAGTCGTTTTTTCAAATACACGCTTTTAATTTAGGATATCGGAAACGATAAATAAACTCATGCCCCTTTATACAAAGGGATTTTCATTTGGAAAAACACGATTTCCGTTATGGATTTGCAATTCCTTCACGTTTTACTCTTATCCGTAATAAACCCCCATTCATTACACAAAATCCGTAATGAATGGGGGTTTATATAAAATCCTATGAATGTTCACTTCATCAGTGCGGCATTTGCCACTCCTTTGCCGTCATCATCATTCTTCTCGGCAGTACCTACTCGTTTATGTTATGAATCCGCATACATGATTCTCCGGACGGTATCGGTATGGCCTCCGAATCACTGGCAGGGACACCGAAGTCCGGGGTTCCATCCGGCTTCCAGTCGAACTTCTGGATGCGGGTCGATCGCAAGGCCGTATCTGCTCCAGGCGCTGGAAGCGCATGGTAGACGATCCAGTCCTCCTTGCCATCCGGTGATTGCGTGAAGCTGTTATGGCCGGTGGCATACACCCCGTTTCCCACGCTTTTGCAAAATACAGGCTCCATGGATTTAGTCCAGGAAAGCGGGTCCATCGGATCTGCGGTTTCATCCATCGTGAGCATTCCCAGCGCATAATCCTCAGACCAGGTGGTGCTGGCCGAGTATACTAGGAAGATACGGCCGTTTCGCTGAAGGATAACGGGACCTTCGTTAATGGCCATTCCGCCTTGTTTTTCCCAGGATAGAGTCGGGGCCGTGAGCAATACATGGTCCCCCGTCAAGGTCCAAGGGTTCGACATTCTCATGATGTATATGGCGGAACCGTAGTCCGGGAAATGTCCGTACCCGGCATACAGGAAATAAAGCTGATTCCCTAAGGTCATGACCGTACCGTCCAGTCCGGGTACAGGGGTTGGCAGCGCGCCCTTCCACTCCCATTCGCCTTCCATCGGATCAGGCTCCACGTTCTCCAGCACGCATATTTGGCGTGACTCGTCGCCTCCTCCATCATTTGCCGTAAAATAAATGTACCATTTGTTATCCAAATGATGAATTTCCGGCGCCCACAGGTTATAACTATAGCGTCCGCCGGCTTCCGGAGTCCAGATCGTTTTCTTCCGGCCCTCCGCAAGGCCTGTCAAGGTCGCGGATTGCGTCAACTCCAGACGATCGCGTCTCGTCGACATAAAATAGTAATGGCCGTCCGTATGCTTCCATACCCAAGGATCGGCTGCTTGCTCCACAATCGGATTATTGAATGTTGGTCCATGTGGCATCTTCTTATCCCCTTCATCCCTTGAATTTCCTGGTTTTTGATCAACACTACGGCAATTCAAACCTTGACTACCTTTAGCTCCCCACACCTCCCCCGAAAAGTTAAACCCAATCTTACTGATGTCTTCCAGCCTTGTCTATACGCAATTTAGGTGTATTTACCGCGTTAGTTTATGTGACATATCTAGTTATAGTGAAGTATTGATGGCCTAGCATCTATTACCTTCTGAAGAAAATTGACGGCGTTTCGATGCGTTTATTGGAAATTCGTTAGGTGCTGCACGATCAAAAAAAAGCTAATCCATTAAGGATCAGCTTTATCGTAAAATCGATCTGGCCAGACGAAACCCGAGATCCTCAATCCGAAAGGTCGGGTGGCTACGACGGCGGCATGTCGCCCCACAGCCCCTGGCCTCTTCCGCCCAGCTTCCGCCGCGGAATACTCTGTATGAGCCGTATACGTCCGGATCGTATATATCCCAACACCATTCCCACACATTTCCGAGCATATCGTAAAGCCCCCAGGCATTCGGATGCTTTTTGCCTACCACATGCAGGGCGCCCCCGGAATTCCCTTCATACCAAGCGATGTCATCAAGCTCTCCGTAACGATAGCCATCACTCCCGGCTCTACACGCATATTGCCATTCCGCTTCCGTCGGTAGGCGGTACCCATCCGTCTCCCAGTTGCACACCACACGCTCACCATCTTCCGTGGCCGAATAACACTCGTCTAGACCTGAGTGCCGAGATAGCATATTACAGAAGTGAATCGCATCATTCCATGATACATCGACGACCGGAGCCTGCATGACATCAGTGAATCCTGCCGACTGCGACATAAGCGAGAAATATAACGCCTTTGTAACAGGAATCGGTGCAAGCTGAAAAGCATTCACTTCAACCGCCCACGAAGATTTGATTCGGTCGTCCCTTAATTGAATTTCGCCTGCTGGAATGTCTACCATCGGATATTCTTTTGGATTAAAAACTGGTACTGACAACCGTCTTCCTCCCGCTTTCGTCTCTTAGTTCAACCTGCTTAACCGTTCAATTCCTTGTTGTTCACTCGGCAAGAAAAAGAAATCGTTTCCCTTATTGCATTCATATATGAAGTCTTGCAAGCTTTGGCTCGGATAAATAGAAAAATCTCCGATAATCGCAACCTTTACATGATAATTGATATACTTCTGAAGGATTTCGCCTGCAAGGCGCGTCTTCAAATCGAAGAAGGCTTCGCTAAATATCGACTGATTCATCACCATACGATGGCTGCCCGTTTCATATTGCACGGTTGCCATAAGATCCAATGCGGATTGGACATCCTTTATCAATATTTCATTGCTGCTTACGACCGCTATGGTTCCTCTATCTGTTTCAACCTTCTCGATATCCATAGTTCCCTCCTGTTTGGGTAAGTCTTCTTACATAATCCTCACATATGTACCGGTTATCGCCGCCATTGGCCGGTGGAACGTTCGCTACTCTAAAGAAGCTCAGACCTATAACCATCGCCATCAGCCCATAGGCAGCGCTGTGGGAATCCTCAACAGACATCTGTCCCGTCCGTTTACCGTAATCCATGATCTTGGTGATGCCTTGGAGATCAGCCTCGTAACTCTTCGATACCACTTCCTGCAAATTGTGATCCAGCATGGCTTTTGAGAAAAACTGCACAAAGAGCTTGCCTTGATCTGCATGCGGGATATACATCTTCTCGACCCCATCCAGCTGCGACACATTAATCGTTTGACCCTTGTCATCGGTGAGCGGGGGAAGCATAAACTTCAGGGCAAGATCCATCATTTCCCCCGATGTCATGGTATGCTCAATGCCTGATTCGATCTTCAGTCCATAGTACGCCAAGAACGACTTGAAAGCTTCAATCGTCAGATGATCCTTATTCTTATAATAATAAGTGACAACTCCCTTGGAGCAGTTCGCATGATCAGCAACCTTATCCAGGGTCATGCCGTCAATCCCATACATGCTGATGCAGGTTAACGTGGCATTAATGACGTCTGCCCTGCGTTTTTGTTCCATCCCTAATTTGGGCATGATTTCTTCACCTGTATCTTTGTTGATTTTATTTATACTGAACAGTCGGAATAAAAAGAGTGTACACAAGAATTACACTTATTGTCAATGAAGGCTTATTAAGCGAGATGGCATCCAATGCCAGAAACCCCCGGTCTTGTTCAAGACTGGGGGTTTGCTTCTTCTCAAAGTGACATTATCCCTTTCAGACGTTCTTCTTTCATGGACTGTATGTCGATCCTCAATGTGTTTCTATCCTTTTTAGAACACGCTTTTATTTCCCCGCCAAAAACTCATCTAACTGACGTTGTACCTCAGCTACATATTCATCAATGCCTGCCTTCTTTAGCTTCTGAATGGCCTTAGGATACGCTGTTTCAAAGTCCACAAAACCGGAACGTATAGCAGCTAAGTCCTTGCCAACGACTTCTTTCAGAGCTGTTTCGATAGATTTGACTTTCTCATTATTAAATCGGAAGCCCAATGAAGCGGATCGTATAGCCTGGTCATCCCAGCTCTTATACTTATCGATGGACTCTTGTGCCACATCCGGCCCGAACAATTGGTAATTTTGGTTTCTGAACATCCATTCATAGAAGAATTCGCTAGGGGTCAGCTTATTGATTCTTCCATCCACAATCTCGTAATCCTTGCCTTCGACGCCATAGAGGGCAAACAGATAATTCTCCTGGGATTTATAAATCCAATTCACAAACTTCATGGCTCCTTCCGGATTAGGAGCATTTACTGGTATGCCAAGAACTTCTCCGCCTGTGGCTGTCACATAGCGCGGTTTATCCTCGGCTAACAGGTACGTTTTAACTTTGGCATCCGGTGCATTGGCTTTGATTGTATTAATAATTTCCATTTCCTTGCCCAAAGAGCCTTCAACCCATAAATATAAGCCTGTCTGCATACGGGAGTCTCTCTCGTTGTATTTGATGGTCAAATCCTCTGTATATAACCCCGCATCATACATGCCACGGTTAAACTTCGCTACTTGCTGGAAAGCCTCTGTTTCATAATAACTGTATGCTTTTTTACTGTCTTCCCCGAATACGACCAAATCTTCTACGGCGATCCAGTTATATTGTTCATCGGCAAAATATCGGGTTAAAGGTTTAAAGACGACATCGGCAGGTCCTTTCATTTCAGGAAACTTCTCTTTCGCCTTGGTCGCGAATTCTTTTAGATCATCGGCAGTCTTCAAGTCGGTCATCCCCACGGCTTCGAGGATATCCTGACGGACGGCAACCAGCTGGTACATGGCCGAGGACGGTGCATATGCCGACGGAATGCCATGAATTTTCCCATCGATCGTTGCGCCTTGAAGCTGTTCCATCGGCAAAACTTTCAACATATCCTGACCATAGTCCTGGATTAAATCATCCAATACCATGGCTTGTTTCTTGTTGACGATCGTCGAAAGGTCCGGGAGTCCATCCCAATATAAATCGATCGGTTCATTTGCGGCCAGCATGATATCTTTTTGTTCCCAATACTGGGCCCACGGCACAAATGTGACTTCGACCTTCAGACCGAGATCGGCTGCCATTTTCTCTGCGAATTCGTTGTCTAGAAATTCGTTCATGCGGTCGCTTCGTTCCCCAGGGTACAAAATCGTGACGGTTTCGAGCGCGGCTGCCCCCTCTTTTTTGCCGCTGCATCCTGCCATTACCGAAACAGACGCAATCAATAAAACCAACAAGATCAGCATTTTCCTTGCTTTCATGAAAGACCCTCCCTAATAAAATGGTTAATCTATGTTAAAAGCCTGAATTGGCCAATAACCACGCAGGTGTCTATTCTTTTACCGCTCCGGCCATAATCCCGTGCACGAAGTATTTTTGGATGTAAGGATACAGGAAAATGATCGGACCGATCGTAATGACCGTAATGGCCATCTTCACGGTTTCCGCAGGCAATGTGATGTTGCCTGATGCCCCTGACGGAATCCGTCCGGAGCTTATCGCATTGACGTTCGACAGGATGTTGTAGAGGAAATATTGAAGCGGAAATAAATCGCGTTCGTTAATAAAGATCAGAGCATGCCACCAATCATTCCAATATTGAAGCGCATACATTAATCCAACCGTCAATAGTGCGGTCTTGCTTAATGGAAGAGCGATTCTTACGTAGATCGTAAAATAATTGGCGCCGTCCATCTCAGCCGCTTCATATAAAGATGGAGAGATGCTTGCAAAGTACGTTCGCATCAGAAACATGTTCCATACGCTGAATATGGACGGCAGGATCAAGGCCAGAATGCTGTTCTTCAATCCGTAATAATTGACGCTGACCATATACCACGGAATCAAACCGGCTGAAAAGATAATCGTAAAGTTGCTAATGAAGGCGAGTACGTTGCGGTATTTTAGCTTTTTTATGGATAGGGAAAATGCAATCATGCTGGTAATCAACAGAGCCCCGAACGTCCCCACGGTGGTTACAAACAGGGTCACGCCATAGGATTTGAGCAATTTCATTCCACTATTAACAAAGATATATTTATAGGTATCCAAGCTGGGGCTCAAGGGAAAGATCGAATAGCCGTTTCTCGCAACGGCCTGTTCCGAAGAAAAGGACACGCTTAACGTTAATACAAGAGGATACAGACAAACGAGTGCAAATAAGCCAATGAATACATAGGCAAAGGCTATCACCAATTTATCACCAAGCAATCTATTCTTTTCCATCATCAAAATAGACCCTCTCCGTCGTTTATTTTCTTAGCGGATTTGTTAGCAGCCGTAATCAGGATCAAGCCCATCAAGGACTGGAATAACCCAATTGCCGTCGAGTAAGAAAAGCCCAGCGTACGCATCGACTGATAAACATAGGTATCGATGACCGTGACTTCTTCAGCCAGGACCGGGTTGTTGCCGACAATACCGTAAATCATCCCAAAGTCCCCGTAGAAGATTCGTCCGACGCTCAGCAAGCTCAAAACGATGATCGTCGGCTTCAGCATGGGCACGGTCAAAAAAAGAATCTGCTGCAATTTGTTGGCGCCATCCACCTTGGCCGCTTCGTATAAGCTCCCGTCAAAATTGGACATCGCCGCCATGTAGACAATGGAACTGTAGCCGCTCCATTTCCAGACGCTCGACAGAATGATGATCCACTTCCAATATTTTGGCTCCGAGTACCAGGAGATCGGCTCTGCACCGAAGAACTTCAAAATATGATTCGCTACGCCCACATCCGTGGAGAAAATTCCGTACAGAATCGCCCCGACGACAACCCATGATATGAAATACGGAAAAAACATCATGCTTTGAGCGATCTTTTTGTAGGCTTTATGCCGAATTTCATTGATCAGAATGGCAATGCTGACAGGAATGATAATGCCTAATATGAGACCGAAAAAGTTGATGTACAGCGTATTATAGGTTACCTTCCATCCCATGCTGTTTTCCGAGAAAAAGTATTTGAAGTTGTCCAGACCCACAAATTTGCTGCCGAAGATGCCGTCGACCACATTGAAATCGGTAAACGCCATCCATATCCCGGCAAACGGGATATAGGAGAACATGATCAGCACAATCAGCGCGGGCACGCACATGAGATACAGGATCCTGTGTTTTTTTATTTCATAGAGAAATCCCTTAACAGCCGAACTCATTCCATCACCCCTTTACATGTGATTACACGACTATACTGTAATGCCGTGTTGCAGCTTCATCTTTAGTTCATCCAGATCGATCACGGTACCGGTAATTCTCGCCTCTTCCGCGGCATAGGCCATCATATGGCTTTCAACGGACATGTCGATGGAGGATCTGCTGCTGAAGTCGGCATTCCCCAGATTCTCCAAAAAGTCGTTCATCAGACCAGTATCGCCGCCGTTATGTCCGCCGCTCACTGTTGCCGGCCGAATGACGGTTTGCTGAACAGGTTCTGCCATATTGGAGTTAAAGCGGGTGACTTCAATAACATTCAAACTGTCATCCCCGCGGATCTCCCCATGCTCGCACATGATTTTGAGCGTGCGGTACATTTTATTCGTAAATCCGCTCAAGTTAAACGTTGCCGTAACCCCGTTCTTAAACTCGATAATGGTCACCTGATGATCACACACATCATTGTCCATCCGATAAACGCAGCGTCCGTAAGGACTCGTTGCGAGCGCTTGGAGCAGTCCCTCTTCGCTTTGATCCGCCGAAATGACGGCAGCCGGCCATTGGCCCCTTACAGGCAAATAGGCTTTTCTTGCATCGAATCGGCAGTCCGCAGCTACCTTGCAGTCGAGGCATCGTTCCGCACTGCCTGCCGGTGCATTCTCCTCTTTGAAATACGTAAGGCTTCCGTACGAAGAGATTCGTTTCGCCCCGCTGTCTACAAGCCAGGATAGAATATCCATGTCATGGCAGGACTTCTGCATGATGATCGGACTCGCCAGATCGCTTCTTCTCCAATTGCCTCTTACGAAAGAATGTGCCATATGGAAATTGCCGATGTTCTCGTTGTGCTGTATGGTCACGATCTTGCCAAGCTCATTGCTATCGATGATTTTCTTGATTTCCGCAAAGAAGTTCGTATATCTGAGCACATGGCATACAATCACTTTCCGGCCTGTTTCATTGGCTTTTCGTTGTATACTCAAGCTTTCTTCAGGACTTGGTGAAATGGGCTTCTCGAGCAAAATATCATAACCAAGATCAAGCGCCTTCATTGTTTGCTCATAATGGTCCTTGTCCATGGAAGAGATGATGACGGCATCGCAAATTTTACCGAGTCGATAAAATTCATCTACGGATGCAAATTGTTTCTCCAGCGGAATCTGAAACTCATCCGCCGCTGCCTTTCTTCTGCCGACATCCGGCTCGATTACCGCCACAATTTCCTCACTTTGGTAAGCATGCCTTGAATAGATCATGCCTCTTTGTCCTGCACCAATTAATGCTAGTTTCAACTCCATAACCTCCAGCGAACTTGTATTTGTCCTAAACAATCTACTCCTGTTCTGGAACCACAGGATCTTCCAAGGGATAATATCCTTCCGGATAATAGGCATCCCAAATATTCATAAGCGGATCCTCATCGGATATTTCGACTTGTATCATGCCTGCCTCATAATACCCATCCTGCTGCGGATTCTGTATATGCAGGGGGATATACGACCGGTCTTCGAAATAGAGTGCTATACTCAGCGTATATTTACCCGGTGACATATCCTTCAAGGGGACCATCTCGTTATGGACAAGGTCTCCGGTTAACCAGGAATGCGTGGCTGCGTGCAGGGGATACTCATAGGAAACCTCCCCTTGCTTTAACTGCACCCATAACTGAAACTCCCGGTATATTCTCGAACTGCCCTCGTTGACGAACCAGAATCGCAATGGCAAGCTTCCACGGCTATATACCGTTTCCGGATAAGTCAGTCGGCGCAAAGTTAGATGATATCCAAGCCCCATATTCAGATTGGAGAGGCTGGCGTGCCAGCGATACGCCTCGCGTCTTGTATGAGGACCGCAAACGTTATCAGTCACATGAAGGACCACCTGGTAACGCTTCCATACTTTCTGCAGCTTATGTATGGCAAAAGCTTCACAGCATTCGATCCAATTCTCCTCACCGCACTTCACCAGCAGGCCAAATCCGCGACTGCGTTCTCTTAAATGTTGAATCAATCTGTCATTCTGCAGTTCGGCTAGCAGCGTCTGCGTTTCAAACGACTCCACATAAGCGTTCCATTCTTCCTTACTGTCAGCTAAGGTTGATATCAGAACGGCTGTTAAGTGTCTGTCGGAGTCAATATAGCTACCGACTTTTCGGATCAAAGCGGCAAAACAATCAGGTGCGTAATCCGGAGCCCAGATCGGCAATTCCGGTACCAGGACAAGAATGGGATTTTGGGCCGTATGCAGTGCTTCATGGATCGCTTCAAGTCTGTATTCTCCTCGAAACGGCTCAAGCGCTCTCCAGGAAAAGGAGACGTATTCGAATGGACCCTGGTTTGCATCAAACTCCCGGTTCAATAAGGGTTGCGGTCGGATTTTTACGGTTTTATACTTCTCGTAGTTTTCGAGCGAGTATTTCCCCATCCTCTTCTCTCCTTTGCAAATGGCTGTCAACGGTTTTATGGAACTGCTCGATATCTGCATCGGTTATATACGGCCTACTGCCAATCTTTTCGATATCTTCCCGCAATACAATCATGCTTAATGTGTTAAAACGGGCTCCCGTTTCCATATACGCCGCTGCTGCTTTTTGCAGGGAGGTTGTATATTCGCCTGGGTTTCGGACCGGGTCTGCCTTCCAGTCCCCAAAGGCTTCATAACGCAGCATGCCGTCCCCTTCCATGGTCGGATAATTATAGAATTGTCGTTGAACGAGGACGATATTGCTTTTTTCAGGGTCCAGGATAAGCGACAGCCTTGTATCATAGAGCCAGCTTGAGCTCCAGAAGCCCTTGATGAGTAACTCCGGAAAGTACTGGTCATAGAATGCAGCAGCCATCTCCATAGAACTCTTCAACCTGTCCGGTGTGTACCCGGGGCCAGATGGAATGTGAAGGGCTAACAGCGTATCCCCTTTTTGAAGTGCCGGCTCCCATTCCTTCTTAAGGATCGGCGTTGTTTCTCTTTCCACGAATCCCATGGGATTTATCCGATTAGCGATGACAAACTCGGCATTCTCGTGCCATTCTGAGGTGAAGTTTCCTTGAAGATCATATACATCATTGATGCCGTTCCGTTGTCCATCACTGCGAAATTCTTCGCCTGCGTGCCGAAGGGCAATAACCTCCTGCGTGTCCACATGACGGAACA
Above is a window of Paenibacillus sp. FSL K6-1330 DNA encoding:
- a CDS encoding acyltransferase domain-containing protein, translated to MESLLKFNECVAICNFDYLPEGLEAKYNRYKPDSKLHLIPREFLSGIFEQYQIPEPTRQWLVHGVEAIEKDAVLLHFTQFLVDDMCTLRNRCDETHYTNMTPGCMEQYGELYSFLLLLACVVPSMNKLEARSVPKAYYEQIPQQPLKLQLEKLVEHGDAKVHDFPWVMNFYTCSIFLLDRFYFIPYRFEDPFTMFRHVDTQEVIALRHAGEEFRSDGQRNGINDVYDLQGNFTSEWHENAEFVIANRINPMGFVERETTPILKKEWEPALQKGDTLLALHIPSGPGYTPDRLKSSMEMAAAFYDQYFPELLIKGFWSSSWLYDTRLSLILDPEKSNIVLVQRQFYNYPTMEGDGMLRYEAFGDWKADPVRNPGEYTTSLQKAAAAYMETGARFNTLSMIVLREDIEKIGSRPYITDADIEQFHKTVDSHLQRREEDGEILARKLREV
- a CDS encoding DUF4180 domain-containing protein, whose protein sequence is MDIEKVETDRGTIAVVSSNEILIKDVQSALDLMATVQYETGSHRMVMNQSIFSEAFFDLKTRLAGEILQKYINYHVKVAIIGDFSIYPSQSLQDFIYECNKGNDFFFLPSEQQGIERLSRLN
- a CDS encoding glycoside hydrolase family 43 protein; its protein translation is MPHGPTFNNPIVEQAADPWVWKHTDGHYYFMSTRRDRLELTQSATLTGLAEGRKKTIWTPEAGGRYSYNLWAPEIHHLDNKWYIYFTANDGGGDESRQICVLENVEPDPMEGEWEWKGALPTPVPGLDGTVMTLGNQLYFLYAGYGHFPDYGSAIYIMRMSNPWTLTGDHVLLTAPTLSWEKQGGMAINEGPVILQRNGRIFLVYSASTTWSEDYALGMLTMDETADPMDPLSWTKSMEPVFCKSVGNGVYATGHNSFTQSPDGKEDWIVYHALPAPGADTALRSTRIQKFDWKPDGTPDFGVPASDSEAIPIPSGESCMRIHNINE
- a CDS encoding ABC transporter permease subunit, which codes for MSSAVKGFLYEIKKHRILYLMCVPALIVLIMFSYIPFAGIWMAFTDFNVVDGIFGSKFVGLDNFKYFFSENSMGWKVTYNTLYINFFGLILGIIIPVSIAILINEIRHKAYKKIAQSMMFFPYFISWVVVGAILYGIFSTDVGVANHILKFFGAEPISWYSEPKYWKWIIILSSVWKWSGYSSIVYMAAMSNFDGSLYEAAKVDGANKLQQILFLTVPMLKPTIIVLSLLSVGRIFYGDFGMIYGIVGNNPVLAEEVTVIDTYVYQSMRTLGFSYSTAIGLFQSLMGLILITAANKSAKKINDGEGLF
- a CDS encoding carbohydrate ABC transporter permease; the protein is MMEKNRLLGDKLVIAFAYVFIGLFALVCLYPLVLTLSVSFSSEQAVARNGYSIFPLSPSLDTYKYIFVNSGMKLLKSYGVTLFVTTVGTFGALLITSMIAFSLSIKKLKYRNVLAFISNFTIIFSAGLIPWYMVSVNYYGLKNSILALILPSIFSVWNMFLMRTYFASISPSLYEAAEMDGANYFTIYVRIALPLSKTALLTVGLMYALQYWNDWWHALIFINERDLFPLQYFLYNILSNVNAISSGRIPSGASGNITLPAETVKMAITVITIGPIIFLYPYIQKYFVHGIMAGAVKE
- a CDS encoding ABC transporter substrate-binding protein; translated protein: MKARKMLILLVLLIASVSVMAGCSGKKEGAAALETVTILYPGERSDRMNEFLDNEFAEKMAADLGLKVEVTFVPWAQYWEQKDIMLAANEPIDLYWDGLPDLSTIVNKKQAMVLDDLIQDYGQDMLKVLPMEQLQGATIDGKIHGIPSAYAPSSAMYQLVAVRQDILEAVGMTDLKTADDLKEFATKAKEKFPEMKGPADVVFKPLTRYFADEQYNWIAVEDLVVFGEDSKKAYSYYETEAFQQVAKFNRGMYDAGLYTEDLTIKYNERDSRMQTGLYLWVEGSLGKEMEIINTIKANAPDAKVKTYLLAEDKPRYVTATGGEVLGIPVNAPNPEGAMKFVNWIYKSQENYLFALYGVEGKDYEIVDGRINKLTPSEFFYEWMFRNQNYQLFGPDVAQESIDKYKSWDDQAIRSASLGFRFNNEKVKSIETALKEVVGKDLAAIRSGFVDFETAYPKAIQKLKKAGIDEYVAEVQRQLDEFLAGK
- a CDS encoding TetR/AcrR family transcriptional regulator; this encodes MPKLGMEQKRRADVINATLTCISMYGIDGMTLDKVADHANCSKGVVTYYYKNKDHLTIEAFKSFLAYYGLKIESGIEHTMTSGEMMDLALKFMLPPLTDDKGQTINVSQLDGVEKMYIPHADQGKLFVQFFSKAMLDHNLQEVVSKSYEADLQGITKIMDYGKRTGQMSVEDSHSAAYGLMAMVIGLSFFRVANVPPANGGDNRYICEDYVRRLTQTGGNYGYREG
- a CDS encoding DUF4832 domain-containing protein, with the protein product MGKYSLENYEKYKTVKIRPQPLLNREFDANQGPFEYVSFSWRALEPFRGEYRLEAIHEALHTAQNPILVLVPELPIWAPDYAPDCFAALIRKVGSYIDSDRHLTAVLISTLADSKEEWNAYVESFETQTLLAELQNDRLIQHLRERSRGFGLLVKCGEENWIECCEAFAIHKLQKVWKRYQVVLHVTDNVCGPHTRREAYRWHASLSNLNMGLGYHLTLRRLTYPETVYSRGSLPLRFWFVNEGSSRIYREFQLWVQLKQGEVSYEYPLHAATHSWLTGDLVHNEMVPLKDMSPGKYTLSIALYFEDRSYIPLHIQNPQQDGYYEAGMIQVEISDEDPLMNIWDAYYPEGYYPLEDPVVPEQE
- a CDS encoding Gfo/Idh/MocA family oxidoreductase encodes the protein MKLALIGAGQRGMIYSRHAYQSEEIVAVIEPDVGRRKAAADEFQIPLEKQFASVDEFYRLGKICDAVIISSMDKDHYEQTMKALDLGYDILLEKPISPSPEESLSIQRKANETGRKVIVCHVLRYTNFFAEIKKIIDSNELGKIVTIQHNENIGNFHMAHSFVRGNWRRSDLASPIIMQKSCHDMDILSWLVDSGAKRISSYGSLTYFKEENAPAGSAERCLDCKVAADCRFDARKAYLPVRGQWPAAVISADQSEEGLLQALATSPYGRCVYRMDNDVCDHQVTIIEFKNGVTATFNLSGFTNKMYRTLKIMCEHGEIRGDDSLNVIEVTRFNSNMAEPVQQTVIRPATVSGGHNGGDTGLMNDFLENLGNADFSSRSSIDMSVESHMMAYAAEEARITGTVIDLDELKMKLQHGITV
- a CDS encoding SUMF1/EgtB/PvdO family nonheme iron enzyme, whose amino-acid sequence is MVDIPAGEIQLRDDRIKSSWAVEVNAFQLAPIPVTKALYFSLMSQSAGFTDVMQAPVVDVSWNDAIHFCNMLSRHSGLDECYSATEDGERVVCNWETDGYRLPTEAEWQYACRAGSDGYRYGELDDIAWYEGNSGGALHVVGKKHPNAWGLYDMLGNVWEWCWDIYDPDVYGSYRVFRGGSWAEEARGCGATCRRRSHPTFRIEDLGFRLARSILR